In the genome of Enterococcus sp. DIV2402, the window AATTTATAATTTTTCGTTATAAATAGAATGTGATAGGATAATTTCAAAGAAAACGAAAGGAAGTAAAACATGATATTTGTTAAAAAGAACTATCAGGGAATCCTATTAGCATTTGTGATAGGATTAATAGCAACTTTTTTAGGAAAAAGTTTTCCTTTAATTGGCGGACCTGTCTTTGGGATTTTATTAGGAATGGTGTTGGCACTTTTTCCACGAAATAAGTCATTTAGTGCAGGAATCACTTTCACCTCAAAAAAAGTACTACAATATGCCATTATTTTATTAGGCTTTGGAATGAATTTATTTCAAATTGTCGAAGTGGGAAGTCAATCTTTAATGATTATTCTGTCCACTATTACGACAGCATTGGTGATTTCTTATATTGTGAGTAAGACATTAAATATTCCGGCAGATGTTTCAACGTTAGTAGGGGTAGGTTCGTCGATTTGCGGCGGATCAGCAATTGCTGCAACAGCACCGGTTATTGATGCAAAAGATGAAGATATTGCTACCTCTATCTCGGTGATATTTTTGTTCAATATTATAGCTGCTTTAATTTTTCCAACTTTGGGACGCTTGCTAGGATTGAGCGATACGGGATTTGGTATGTGGGCAGGAACCGCCATTAATGATACTTCTTCAGTTGTAGCAGCCGGACAATCATGGGCGAATAATCATGGCAATGATATGGCATTGCAGTATGCAACGATTGTGAAATTGACGCGTACTTTAGCCATTATTCCTATTACATTAGGATTAGCAATTTATCGTTCCAAAAAAAGTGATGCGACAACGGTAAAAGTAAGAGAAACTTTTCCTTGGTTTATTTTATATTTCTTGTGTGCCGCAATCTTTAGTACCTTTATCCATTTGAATGCTTCTATAGTGGATAGTTTAACAAACTTAGGAAAATTTTTCATAACGATGGCCATGTCAGCGATTGGTTTAAATACTAACGTGATGAAATTAGTCAAATCAGGTGGCAAACCAATTATTTTAGGTTTTTGTTGTTGGGTGAGTATTATGTTCGTAAGCTTGTGCATGCAGAAAGTTTTAGGTATTTGGTAAGTAAAAAGAGCAGAGTGAAATTATTAGATATAGAGGTCTGTTGAACAAATCATCAATTCTGGTAGGTGACTTTGAAGATGAGAAGATGTCTTTAATTAATTTTAAGTGTGGTCATATCTACTATAATCTATAGCTATTTTATTTGTATATAATAATCGATGAAAAGTAGACTTATAGAGTAAGTGGATCTTCATTATCATATTAAAAAAATGCAGATTGTTGATAAGGTCAGTTTATGACTCTGTTGACAATCTTTTTACTGTTTTAATTTGAATTGTAATAAAAAAACAAACTACTTTTCTATTTATGTAGGAGAAAGTAGTTTGTTTACATTAATAGTACTTAGAGTATACTCTAAGTAGAACTACAGAATTTCATTATTTTGGCGTTGCAATAAAAGCCTTCTCACCTTCTTCGGTATTGTAAAACGCAATTTTCAAGTCTATGATGTTAAGATTTTTTTAAGATCATCTAACTGCTTTAAAGTATTCTGACGATGAACTTTCATAATTTTTTTTCGCTGTTTTGAGGTTTCAGGACCTTGCATACATAAGTCAATATACTGCTTGATTTCCTTGATAGGCATACCTGTGTTTTTCAAGCAACAGATTAATTTGACAAGATCGAGACTTGTTTCAGAAAATTGCCTATTTCCATTTTTACTCCTTGAAATAAACGGTAAAAGTCCCTCCTTATCGTAATATCTAATTGTATGTGGTGATAGGTTACAGATGTCTGCTACTTCATTAATGGAATACATCAAAAGCCTCCTTAAAATTTGGCATATAAAACTAATAAATAGTTTGACTTAGATATAACTCTAAGTGATAACATCATTATAGACTTTAAGTAGTCGAAACTCAATAAACGAAAGAATAGGTGTGGTTAGGATGAAGAATAGAATTGCTCTGGTTACAGGTGGGAGTCGAGGTCTTGGGAGAAGCTCTGCACTTGAATTGTCTCAAAAAGGTATAGCTGTAATTATTACCTATAATAATCAAAGAGAAAAAGCAGAGGAAGTTGTACAAGAAATAGAAAAGAAAGGTGGTGATGCTATTGCATTACAATTAGACGTAAGCAAAGTATCAGCACATGAGAAATTTATTTCTATACTTGCGGATACATTAGAGAAAAAATGGAAACGCAACTCATTTGATTTTCTAATTAATAATGCAGGATTTGCTTATCGTACATCCTTTGTCGAGGTTACAGAGGAACAGTTTGACAGTATGATGAATGTACATTTCAAAGGAGTCTTTTTTTTCACGCAAAAAATTTTACCTTATATTGCTGATAACGGAAGAATTATTAATTTTTCTTCTGGTCTGGCACGTTTCACAACAGAAGGATGGATAGCCTATGCATCAATGAAAGGGGCGGTTGAAGTTATGACTCGGTACATGGCGAAAGAACTTGGTCCAAAAGGTATTCGTGTTAACACAGTAGCTCCTGGAATAATTGATACAGACTTTCATCATGGTTCATTCGATGCTATTGAAATCAAAGAAAAAATTGGAACACAGATGGCATTAGGAAGAATTGGGGAACCAAATGATATTGGTGGTGTTGTAGCAGCCATGTGTACGGATGAAACTGGATGGATCACTGGTCAAAGAATTGAAGCCTCTGGCGGAATGTTTCTGTAGCTAAAAATAAGCTTGTGTATGCAGAAAGTTTTAGGTGTTTGGTAAGTAAAAAGAGGCTAGATCACTGATCTAGCCTCTTTTATAGGTTTCTTGAAAGAATTTTTCTGCTGTTGGAACATTTTTTGTTTCTAGGAAAGAAATATTTTTTTCTTGAATGATTTGTTCTAATTCTTTGGTAAAGACTTCTGGTTTTTCAAAATATGATAACCGCAGAGTTAAATAAGGATGTCCACCGTAGCTTTGCACAAAGGATGAATAAGCAAGCACATCTGGCGGTAATTCTTGTGTAATTAGGAGATAAACGGTATCACTTGATTGAATAGGTGAATGTTCATTTGGCACATGTTCTGGTGCTGCACGTAAAATCGCTGAGACTTGCTCCCAAGGAATGATGATTTCACCGTGTCGAATTTTCTGATGATCCAGTTCGATAAAGGGTTGAATTGATTGCAATGTTTCAACTTTTTTACGCATGTTATCAGGAATGATTTTCAAAAAAACGATCAATCCTCCCAATGCCATAACAGCAAGGAGTAAGGCGAAAAGTTGATAGTCTAAAAAGAATAAGACCACACCTATTATTAACAAGACGGATTCCGAAAAAATCCCAATCAGTTGGATGCGTTTAATATCGGTGTCAACTGTTTGGTCAAGTTGACGTTTGGCATGAAATGTTGACATAATTTTCTCCTCCTTTATTCTACTGTAACAAAAAAGGAAAGGAGCGTCACGATTTCTGATTGAAAAAAAACCGTAGAATCTGCTTTTCTACGGTTTTCATTATTTAATATGAGATGGATGCATTAAGTGGGGACAAGGATAAATCAATGAAATTTTTCTCTATATCTAGCGCATCTTTTAAAGAAATAGGGATTAATTTGTTATGTTGAATACATAGGCAAGTACCGAATTGTTCTTCTAAGAATAAATTAACGGCATTCGCACCAGCTTTACTTGCTAACACACGATCGTAAGTAGAAGGTGAACCACCGCGAGGAACATGACCCAGTTCAACTTCACGAATATGCAAGACACCTTCGTCTTTTAATTTCGCTGTTAATTCAGATGCAGACATCACACCTTCTGCTAAAACAATTAAGCAGTGTTTCTTTTTACGTTCAACACTTTGCTTGATTTTATTTGCGACATGAGCAATATCAAGTGTTTGTTCAGGAATGAGAATTGATTCTGCTCCACCAGCAACTCCTGACCATAACGCCAAGTCGCCGGAGCGTAAGCCTTTCACTTCAATAACAAAGGTACGGACATGTGAATTCGCTGTGTCACGAATTTTGTCTAAGGCGCTGACAACGGTATTGACAGCTGTATCAAATCCAATTGTAAATTCTGTTCCGGGAATATCATTAGCGATTGTGGCAGGAATCCCAATCGTTGGAAATCCTAAATTAGCAAGTGCAAGGGCACCATTCTGAGAACCGCAACCACCAATCACAATTAAGCCATCTATTTTTGCTTCTTTTAAGTTTTCAATTGCTTTTAATTGGACTTCTTCATCAGCAAATTCAGGATAACGTGACGAATAAAGAAGTGTTCCGCCCATTGCAATGGATGAATTCACTCTTTCAGAATCTAAAGATGTAAAATTTTTGCATACCAAACCTAAAAATCCATAATTCACACCAAC includes:
- a CDS encoding YeiH family protein; its protein translation is MIFVKKNYQGILLAFVIGLIATFLGKSFPLIGGPVFGILLGMVLALFPRNKSFSAGITFTSKKVLQYAIILLGFGMNLFQIVEVGSQSLMIILSTITTALVISYIVSKTLNIPADVSTLVGVGSSICGGSAIAATAPVIDAKDEDIATSISVIFLFNIIAALIFPTLGRLLGLSDTGFGMWAGTAINDTSSVVAAGQSWANNHGNDMALQYATIVKLTRTLAIIPITLGLAIYRSKKSDATTVKVRETFPWFILYFLCAAIFSTFIHLNASIVDSLTNLGKFFITMAMSAIGLNTNVMKLVKSGGKPIILGFCCWVSIMFVSLCMQKVLGIW
- a CDS encoding MerR family transcriptional regulator → MYSINEVADICNLSPHTIRYYDKEGLLPFISRSKNGNRQFSETSLDLVKLICCLKNTGMPIKEIKQYIDLCMQGPETSKQRKKIMKVHRQNTLKQLDDLKKILTS
- a CDS encoding SDR family NAD(P)-dependent oxidoreductase, which translates into the protein MKNRIALVTGGSRGLGRSSALELSQKGIAVIITYNNQREKAEEVVQEIEKKGGDAIALQLDVSKVSAHEKFISILADTLEKKWKRNSFDFLINNAGFAYRTSFVEVTEEQFDSMMNVHFKGVFFFTQKILPYIADNGRIINFSSGLARFTTEGWIAYASMKGAVEVMTRYMAKELGPKGIRVNTVAPGIIDTDFHHGSFDAIEIKEKIGTQMALGRIGEPNDIGGVVAAMCTDETGWITGQRIEASGGMFL
- a CDS encoding ATP-dependent 6-phosphofructokinase → MKRLAILTSGGDAPGMNATIRAILNKSAHHDIEIVGVNYGFLGLVCKNFTSLDSERVNSSIAMGGTLLYSSRYPEFADEEVQLKAIENLKEAKIDGLIVIGGCGSQNGALALANLGFPTIGIPATIANDIPGTEFTIGFDTAVNTVVSALDKIRDTANSHVRTFVIEVKGLRSGDLALWSGVAGGAESILIPEQTLDIAHVANKIKQSVERKKKHCLIVLAEGVMSASELTAKLKDEGVLHIREVELGHVPRGGSPSTYDRVLASKAGANAVNLFLEEQFGTCLCIQHNKLIPISLKDALDIEKNFIDLSLSPLNASISY